The following are from one region of the Pseudazoarcus pumilus genome:
- the coaBC gene encoding bifunctional phosphopantothenoylcysteine decarboxylase/phosphopantothenate--cysteine ligase CoaBC: MSEFAGRRIVVGVTGGVAAYKAAEFVRLLVKAGADVHVVLSEGGARFVTAVTFQALSGNPVWTDLWDARMANNMAHIDLSRGADAIVVAPATADVIARLVQGRADDLLTTLALARECPLLVAPAMNRQMWEHPATRRNIAQLRADGAMLLGPAAGDQACGETGMGRMLEPEDLFEYLVAFLAPKRLVGRRVVLTAGPTFEAIDPVRGITNSSSGRMGFALARACRQAGAEVVLVAGPCAQPTPLGVERVDVTGARDMREAVLAALPGSDVFIGVAAVADYRPAAAQEHKIKKSGAAMTLELLPNPDILAEVAARDDAPLCVGFAAESRDLDRHAEAKRVAKRLALVVGNLVQDGLGTEDNQVTLYDEQGAHPLARASKDVVAREIVARIAALLAHR, from the coding sequence ATGAGCGAGTTCGCAGGACGCAGAATCGTGGTCGGCGTGACCGGCGGGGTGGCGGCCTACAAGGCGGCCGAATTCGTACGCCTGCTGGTCAAGGCCGGTGCCGACGTTCACGTGGTGCTGAGCGAGGGCGGTGCGCGCTTCGTCACCGCCGTGACCTTCCAGGCGCTGTCGGGCAATCCGGTATGGACCGACCTGTGGGATGCGCGCATGGCCAACAACATGGCGCACATCGACCTGTCGCGCGGGGCCGACGCGATCGTCGTCGCACCGGCCACGGCCGACGTCATCGCACGCTTGGTGCAGGGGCGAGCGGACGACCTGCTCACCACGTTGGCGCTCGCGCGCGAGTGTCCGCTGCTGGTGGCACCGGCGATGAACCGTCAGATGTGGGAACACCCGGCGACGCGGCGCAACATCGCGCAACTTCGCGCGGACGGCGCGATGCTGCTCGGACCGGCGGCCGGCGACCAGGCCTGCGGCGAGACCGGCATGGGGCGCATGCTCGAACCCGAGGATCTGTTCGAATATCTCGTCGCCTTCCTCGCTCCCAAGCGACTTGTCGGGCGGCGCGTGGTCCTCACCGCCGGACCCACCTTCGAGGCCATCGATCCGGTGCGCGGCATTACCAATTCCAGTTCCGGGCGCATGGGTTTCGCGCTGGCGCGTGCCTGCCGTCAGGCCGGGGCCGAGGTCGTGCTGGTGGCCGGTCCCTGCGCGCAGCCGACGCCGCTCGGTGTGGAGCGCGTCGACGTCACCGGTGCGCGCGACATGCGCGAGGCGGTGCTCGCGGCCTTGCCGGGCAGCGACGTTTTCATTGGCGTCGCGGCCGTGGCCGACTACCGTCCGGCCGCGGCACAGGAACACAAGATCAAGAAGTCGGGCGCGGCGATGACGCTCGAACTGCTGCCCAATCCGGACATCCTCGCCGAGGTCGCGGCACGCGACGATGCGCCGCTGTGCGTGGGTTTCGCTGCCGAGAGCCGCGATCTGGATCGCCATGCCGAGGCCAAACGGGTGGCCAAGCGGCTGGCGCTGGTGGTCGGTAATTTGGTGCAGGACGGCCTGGGGACCGAGGACAACCAGGTCACGCTATACGATGAACAGGGCGCGCATCCTTTGGCGCGCGCGTCCAAGGACGTGGTGGCACGCGAGATCGTCGCGCGCATCGCGGCGCTGCTCGCGCATCGCTGA
- a CDS encoding c-type cytochrome, producing the protein MKPHHLIAAFCLAGFAGLAAAEYPNAARDLAATCANCHGTNGESAGGSDSLAGVPADNILQKLEEFRAGDRPATIMHQIAKGYTDEQLKLVADWFAARK; encoded by the coding sequence GTGAAACCACATCATCTGATCGCTGCCTTCTGCCTGGCCGGCTTCGCCGGTCTCGCAGCGGCGGAATACCCCAACGCGGCGCGCGACCTGGCCGCCACCTGTGCCAACTGCCACGGCACCAATGGCGAAAGTGCAGGCGGATCGGATTCGCTCGCCGGTGTGCCGGCCGACAACATCCTCCAGAAACTCGAGGAGTTCCGCGCAGGCGACCGGCCGGCGACGATCATGCATCAGATCGCCAAGGGCTATACCGATGAACAACTCAAGCTGGTCGCGGACTGGTTCGCGGCCCGCAAGTGA
- a CDS encoding ArsR/SmtB family transcription factor, with product MDELSKVFESVADYFGLLAEPARLRILHALCEVELPVSEIVDKSGLTQANTSRHLNMLYRAGIVDRRREGSQVFYRIVDPNFKDMCRTVCVTIAARADMNQPQRASFERLEKELNGKAV from the coding sequence ATGGATGAGCTGAGCAAGGTTTTCGAAAGCGTGGCCGACTACTTCGGCCTGCTCGCCGAGCCGGCGAGACTGCGCATCCTGCACGCGCTGTGCGAGGTCGAGTTGCCGGTCAGCGAGATCGTCGACAAGTCCGGGCTGACGCAGGCCAACACCTCGCGCCACCTGAACATGCTCTACCGCGCAGGCATCGTCGATCGTCGGCGCGAGGGCAGCCAGGTCTTCTACCGCATCGTCGATCCGAACTTCAAGGACATGTGCCGCACCGTGTGCGTGACCATCGCCGCGCGTGCCGACATGAACCAGCCGCAACGCGCTTCGTTCGAGCGGCTGGAAAAGGAACTCAACGGCAAGGCCGTGTGA
- the soxC gene encoding sulfite dehydrogenase, whose product MTTPETRFGRIRPAPENFLSQDDIRAVAAGRRGFLRKAFAAAGAAVAAPAAFAASPKGDPAILELPEWSTTLGQPVAANPYGMPSQFERGLVRRQSPGLTRVPGSSVSFTPLQGLFGMITPSGLHFERHHQGWHDVDPNRHRLMINGLVKTEAVYTMDDLMRLPSVSRIHFIECGANTGMEWGNVAVPTVQYSHGMLSCSEFTGVPLKLILDMCGADYKKGRYILAEGADGSSMTRTIPMEMVESGEVLVAYGMNGEMLRPENGYPLRLVVPGVQGVSWVKWLRRIEVGDQPWGAKDEAVHYIDMMPDGVHRQYTSIQECKSVITSPSGGQLLLDKGFHNITGLAWSGRGKITRVDVSVDGGINWMPARLEGPVLPKALTRFNCDWVWDGKPYILQSRAVDETGYVQPSYGQLRKVRGTSSIYHNNAIQSWKVAESGEVGNVQVL is encoded by the coding sequence ATGACCACCCCTGAAACCCGGTTTGGGCGCATCCGCCCGGCGCCGGAGAACTTTCTGTCGCAAGACGATATCCGCGCGGTCGCCGCGGGGCGTCGCGGCTTCCTGCGCAAGGCCTTTGCCGCGGCCGGCGCCGCGGTTGCCGCGCCGGCGGCCTTCGCCGCCTCGCCCAAGGGCGATCCGGCCATTCTCGAACTGCCCGAGTGGTCCACCACGCTGGGTCAGCCGGTGGCCGCCAACCCCTACGGCATGCCCTCGCAATTCGAGCGCGGCCTGGTGCGTCGCCAGAGCCCGGGCCTGACCCGCGTGCCCGGCTCGTCGGTGAGCTTCACGCCGCTGCAGGGCCTGTTCGGCATGATCACGCCCTCCGGCCTGCACTTCGAGCGCCATCACCAGGGTTGGCACGACGTCGATCCCAACCGTCACCGCCTGATGATCAACGGCCTGGTCAAGACCGAGGCGGTCTACACCATGGACGACCTGATGCGTCTGCCCTCGGTTTCGCGCATCCACTTCATCGAGTGCGGCGCCAACACCGGCATGGAGTGGGGCAACGTGGCGGTGCCGACGGTGCAGTACAGCCACGGCATGCTGTCCTGTTCTGAATTCACCGGCGTGCCGCTCAAGCTCATCCTCGACATGTGCGGCGCAGACTACAAGAAGGGTCGCTACATCCTCGCCGAGGGCGCGGACGGCTCGTCGATGACGCGCACCATCCCGATGGAAATGGTCGAGTCCGGCGAGGTGCTGGTGGCCTACGGCATGAACGGCGAGATGCTGCGTCCCGAGAACGGCTATCCGCTGCGCCTGGTGGTGCCGGGCGTGCAGGGCGTGAGCTGGGTCAAGTGGCTGCGCCGCATCGAGGTCGGTGATCAGCCGTGGGGCGCCAAGGACGAGGCGGTGCACTACATCGACATGATGCCCGACGGTGTGCATCGTCAGTACACGTCGATCCAGGAGTGCAAGTCGGTGATCACCAGCCCGTCCGGCGGTCAGCTGCTGCTCGACAAGGGTTTCCACAACATCACCGGTCTGGCGTGGTCGGGCCGCGGCAAGATCACGCGCGTCGACGTCTCGGTCGACGGCGGCATCAACTGGATGCCGGCGCGTCTGGAGGGGCCGGTGCTGCCCAAGGCGCTGACCCGCTTCAACTGCGACTGGGTGTGGGACGGCAAGCCCTACATCCTGCAGTCACGCGCGGTCGACGAGACCGGCTACGTGCAGCCGTCCTACGGGCAACTGCGCAAGGTGCGCGGCACGTCCTCGATCTATCACAACAACGCCATCCAGTCGTGGAAGGTTGCGGAATCCGGTGAGGTGGGCAATGTCCAAGTACTCTAA
- the soxY gene encoding thiosulfate oxidation carrier protein SoxY, translated as MNHQRRGALKTGGGLGIFGMLVAAGLVKPGTALARDQRVFDAKTIDEALTAMGAAKPEMSDDVQLIAPDIAENGAVVPVGVLSNIPGTESVSIMVEKNPNMVAANFMLPDGTMGEVQTRIKMGQTSDVYAVVKAGDKYYMNKKEIKVTLGGCGG; from the coding sequence ATGAATCATCAACGCAGGGGTGCCCTCAAGACCGGGGGCGGACTGGGAATCTTCGGCATGCTCGTGGCGGCCGGCCTGGTCAAGCCTGGTACCGCGCTGGCGCGGGATCAGCGAGTGTTCGACGCAAAGACCATCGACGAGGCGCTCACCGCCATGGGTGCGGCCAAGCCGGAAATGAGCGACGACGTGCAACTCATCGCGCCCGACATCGCCGAGAACGGCGCGGTCGTGCCGGTGGGCGTGTTGAGCAACATTCCGGGCACCGAGTCGGTCTCGATCATGGTCGAGAAGAACCCGAACATGGTCGCGGCCAACTTCATGCTGCCCGATGGCACCATGGGCGAAGTGCAGACCCGCATCAAGATGGGCCAGACATCGGACGTCTACGCCGTCGTCAAGGCGGGCGACAAGTACTACATGAACAAGAAGGAAATCAAGGTCACGCTCGGCGGCTGCGGCGGCTGA
- the radC gene encoding RadC family protein — MAITDWPEDERPREKLLARGAAALSDAELLALFLRVGVRGMSAVDLARALIERFGSLTGLCSASASEFATVPGMGLAKYAQLQAVMELARRALAERMRERDLFDSPRAVRDWLRLKIGPLPHEVFMVLLLDARNTLVDAVELFRGTLTQTSVYPREVVKLALSRNAAAVIFAHNHPSGAREPSTADEVLTRNLKHALDLVDVRVLDHFVVTAHADPVSFAERGLL; from the coding sequence ATGGCGATCACCGACTGGCCCGAGGACGAGCGTCCGCGCGAAAAACTGCTCGCGCGCGGCGCGGCCGCGCTGTCCGACGCCGAACTGCTCGCGCTGTTCCTGCGCGTGGGCGTGCGCGGCATGAGCGCGGTGGATCTGGCGCGCGCACTGATCGAACGCTTCGGTTCGCTCACCGGCCTTTGCAGCGCCTCGGCCAGCGAATTCGCCACCGTCCCGGGCATGGGATTGGCCAAGTATGCCCAACTGCAGGCGGTGATGGAACTGGCGCGCCGCGCGCTGGCCGAGCGCATGCGCGAGCGCGACCTGTTCGATTCGCCGCGCGCGGTGCGCGACTGGCTGCGTCTGAAGATCGGCCCCTTGCCGCACGAGGTGTTCATGGTCTTGCTGCTCGACGCGCGCAACACGCTGGTCGATGCGGTCGAACTGTTTCGCGGCACACTCACGCAGACCAGTGTGTATCCGCGCGAGGTGGTCAAGCTCGCACTCTCGCGCAACGCGGCGGCGGTGATCTTCGCGCACAACCATCCGTCGGGAGCGCGCGAACCCAGCACGGCGGACGAAGTGCTCACGCGCAACCTCAAGCACGCGCTCGATCTGGTCGACGTGCGCGTGCTCGACCACTTCGTCGTCACTGCACATGCCGATCCGGTGTCCTTCGCCGAACGCGGACTGCTGTGA
- the soxA gene encoding sulfur oxidation c-type cytochrome SoxA: MKKSIVTAAVAAAIAGGSSGVAAQDNTAAALEQYRQMLQDSNPAELYEMAGEELWVTPRGPKNATLEKCDLGLGPGVVEGAYAQMPRYYEDTGRVQDLESRLMTCIENLQGIPSEEIINGKFRQGERGKVAELVAYVVGQSRGDTIDVNLDHPKMKEMYELGEKMFFYRAGPMDFACSTCHAVDGKRIRMQDLPNLTTAEGAAAGWGSWPAYRVSNSQFWTMQHRLWDCFRQQRTAEPIYGSDVTIALSVYMAGTANGGTMKAPSAKR; encoded by the coding sequence ATGAAAAAAAGCATCGTCACAGCGGCGGTCGCCGCCGCGATCGCTGGGGGGTCGTCCGGAGTCGCAGCGCAGGACAACACCGCAGCCGCGCTCGAGCAGTATCGTCAGATGCTGCAGGACAGCAACCCCGCCGAACTGTATGAAATGGCCGGCGAGGAGTTGTGGGTCACGCCGCGCGGTCCCAAGAACGCCACGCTCGAGAAGTGCGACCTGGGCCTCGGCCCAGGCGTCGTCGAGGGAGCGTACGCGCAAATGCCGCGCTACTACGAGGACACCGGGCGCGTGCAGGATCTCGAATCGCGTCTGATGACCTGTATCGAGAACCTGCAGGGCATCCCGTCCGAGGAAATCATCAACGGCAAGTTCCGCCAGGGTGAGCGCGGCAAGGTTGCCGAGCTCGTGGCCTACGTGGTCGGCCAGTCGCGCGGCGACACCATCGACGTCAATCTCGATCATCCCAAGATGAAGGAGATGTACGAACTCGGCGAGAAGATGTTCTTCTACCGTGCCGGTCCGATGGACTTTGCCTGCTCGACCTGTCACGCCGTCGACGGCAAGCGTATCCGCATGCAGGACCTGCCCAACCTGACCACGGCCGAAGGCGCGGCGGCTGGCTGGGGTTCCTGGCCGGCCTATCGCGTGTCCAACTCGCAGTTCTGGACCATGCAGCATCGCTTGTGGGACTGCTTCCGCCAGCAGCGCACGGCCGAGCCGATCTACGGTTCGGATGTCACCATCGCCCTGTCGGTCTATATGGCCGGTACGGCCAACGGGGGCACGATGAAAGCGCCCTCCGCCAAGCGCTAA
- a CDS encoding IS110 family RNA-guided transposase, translated as MCVVGIDIAAKSFDLVVRRNGTNAKVRRFEQTPAGHAQAAAHLKKLAPERVVMEATGVYFVDLAVALHAAGLPVSVINPRSFKHFAQIKLKGSKTDAIDAALLAEYAQRMAPALWVPPAPDRLALRDLGRQINRLIHARTQAKNRLHALQARRDVSALLIDDEREGIEQLDARIERPKGAAQQRIEQCAQLSVMAQHLRCAKGLGAASTLAILAELCVLPTQMNSAQVSCFAGLDVRLNQSGSSVHRPGRLSKAGNAYLRAALFMPAMVAVQSDPNAKAFYEALLARGKKRIQALCALMRKMLTGIWACIRNGTPFDSSRLFSCAQTLLKA; from the coding sequence ATGTGTGTGGTGGGAATCGATATTGCCGCCAAGAGTTTCGATCTGGTCGTACGCCGCAACGGCACCAATGCCAAGGTGCGCCGCTTTGAGCAAACCCCTGCGGGCCACGCCCAGGCTGCGGCGCATCTGAAGAAGCTCGCGCCCGAGCGGGTGGTCATGGAGGCGACCGGAGTGTATTTCGTGGATTTGGCTGTGGCCCTGCACGCGGCCGGCCTGCCGGTGAGCGTGATCAACCCGCGCAGCTTCAAGCACTTTGCCCAGATCAAACTCAAAGGCAGCAAGACCGATGCGATCGACGCGGCCTTGCTGGCCGAATACGCCCAGCGCATGGCGCCCGCGCTGTGGGTGCCGCCGGCGCCCGATCGGCTGGCCTTGCGCGATCTGGGCCGTCAAATCAACCGCCTGATCCACGCCCGCACCCAGGCCAAGAACCGCCTGCATGCGCTCCAGGCACGTCGAGACGTCTCCGCGCTACTGATCGACGATGAGCGCGAAGGCATCGAACAACTCGATGCGCGCATCGAGCGGCCCAAAGGCGCTGCGCAGCAACGCATCGAACAGTGCGCGCAACTGTCGGTGATGGCCCAGCACCTGCGTTGTGCCAAAGGGCTCGGTGCGGCCAGCACGCTGGCGATCCTGGCTGAGTTGTGCGTGTTGCCCACGCAGATGAACAGCGCGCAGGTCAGCTGCTTTGCCGGACTGGACGTGCGCCTGAACCAGTCGGGTAGCAGCGTGCACAGGCCCGGGCGCCTGTCCAAGGCCGGGAACGCCTATCTGCGCGCAGCCCTGTTCATGCCGGCCATGGTCGCCGTGCAATCGGACCCCAACGCCAAGGCCTTCTACGAAGCCTTGCTCGCCCGCGGCAAAAAACGCATCCAGGCCTTGTGTGCGCTCATGCGAAAAATGCTCACCGGAATCTGGGCGTGCATCCGCAATGGAACCCCGTTCGATTCGAGCCGACTGTTCAGCTGCGCTCAGACTCTTTTAAAGGCTTGA
- a CDS encoding NUDIX hydrolase has product MSAASHAGIPTGVHVLLEHDGCILLMRRAGTGFFDGQWSLPGGHVEDGESLCAAACRELAEEVGIVLVHDALEMLGVIHRKSDTNRIDFFLRASHWSGEPYIAEPDKCDALAWHARSALPEPTVAYVRTALAQHASPWIIELGW; this is encoded by the coding sequence GTGAGCGCAGCCTCTCATGCGGGCATTCCGACCGGTGTACACGTGCTCCTCGAGCACGATGGATGCATCCTGCTGATGCGTCGTGCCGGCACCGGCTTCTTCGACGGACAGTGGAGCCTGCCCGGCGGCCATGTCGAGGACGGCGAATCGCTGTGCGCGGCAGCCTGCCGGGAACTGGCCGAGGAAGTCGGAATCGTCCTGGTCCACGACGCGCTCGAGATGCTGGGCGTGATCCACCGCAAGTCGGACACCAACCGCATCGACTTCTTCCTGCGCGCCTCGCACTGGAGTGGCGAGCCGTACATCGCCGAACCCGACAAATGCGATGCGCTCGCCTGGCATGCCCGCAGCGCGCTGCCCGAGCCCACCGTCGCCTATGTTCGTACCGCGCTGGCGCAGCACGCGTCGCCGTGGATCATCGAGCTCGGCTGGTGA
- a CDS encoding c-type cytochrome, whose translation MVSKRIFTVVAACVVAGPVLAAEPPAVDLARAEAIHMDSCFMCHGPNGESSTKLFPRLAGQHYQYIVRQLEAFRSGARKSNMMEGVVGELSEQEMLALGVFFENKSTTGNVTDDAGLLEVGRFIYNRGNEYSGVPACASCHGEDGHGSAQMPRLASQIPRYIENRLKSFADGGDPVMQGIAGKLTELEIKAVAVYVSSLD comes from the coding sequence ATGGTCAGCAAGCGCATCTTTACGGTTGTGGCGGCGTGTGTCGTGGCAGGGCCGGTGTTGGCGGCCGAGCCGCCGGCGGTCGATCTGGCGCGCGCCGAGGCGATCCACATGGACAGCTGTTTCATGTGCCACGGACCCAACGGCGAGAGTTCCACCAAGCTGTTTCCACGCCTGGCCGGCCAGCACTACCAATACATCGTGCGCCAGCTCGAAGCCTTCAGGAGCGGTGCGCGCAAGAGCAACATGATGGAGGGCGTGGTCGGTGAGCTGAGCGAACAGGAGATGCTCGCGTTGGGCGTGTTCTTCGAGAACAAGTCCACCACCGGCAACGTCACGGACGACGCCGGTCTGCTCGAGGTGGGGCGCTTCATCTACAACCGCGGAAACGAGTATTCCGGCGTGCCCGCGTGCGCCAGCTGTCATGGCGAGGACGGCCACGGCAGCGCGCAGATGCCACGGCTGGCGAGCCAGATCCCGCGCTACATCGAGAATCGCCTCAAGTCCTTTGCCGACGGCGGAGACCCGGTCATGCAGGGTATTGCCGGCAAGCTCACCGAGCTCGAGATCAAGGCGGTGGCGGTGTACGTCAGTTCGCTTGATTGA
- the soxZ gene encoding thiosulfate oxidation carrier complex protein SoxZ, which translates to MAGPMRIRAATADGVTEVRVLMSHPMETGQRKDGSGNPIPAHYITELTAKHNDKTVLNAEMGPSVSTNPYLSFKFKGGASGDTVEVSWKDNKGESRTDKVQIR; encoded by the coding sequence ATGGCAGGACCCATGCGAATTCGCGCCGCTACGGCGGACGGCGTCACCGAAGTGCGCGTGCTGATGTCGCACCCGATGGAAACCGGTCAGCGCAAGGACGGCTCGGGCAACCCGATCCCGGCCCACTACATCACCGAACTGACCGCCAAGCACAACGACAAGACCGTCCTGAACGCCGAGATGGGGCCGTCGGTGTCGACCAACCCGTATCTGTCGTTCAAGTTCAAGGGCGGCGCTTCCGGCGACACCGTGGAGGTGAGTTGGAAGGACAACAAGGGCGAGTCGCGTACCGACAAGGTACAGATCCGCTGA
- the dut gene encoding dUTP diphosphatase: MHHIDVRILDTRLREHPPAYATDGSAGLDLRACLEAPLCLHPGDSALAPAGLAIHLADPGLAAMILPRSGLGHKHGIVLGNLVGLIDSDYQGQIFVSVWNRGRASFTIQPMERIAQLVVVPVLQVGFNIVDSFDESERGAGGFGSTGKH; this comes from the coding sequence ATGCACCACATCGATGTCCGCATTCTCGACACGCGCCTGCGCGAGCATCCACCGGCCTATGCAACCGACGGCTCGGCCGGGCTGGATCTGCGGGCGTGTCTGGAGGCGCCACTGTGCCTGCATCCGGGCGACAGTGCGCTGGCACCCGCCGGGCTGGCGATCCATCTGGCCGATCCCGGGCTGGCGGCGATGATCCTGCCGCGCTCGGGGTTGGGTCACAAGCACGGCATCGTGCTGGGCAATCTGGTGGGGCTGATCGATTCCGACTACCAGGGTCAGATCTTCGTCTCGGTGTGGAACCGCGGGCGCGCCAGCTTCACGATCCAGCCAATGGAGCGCATCGCGCAACTGGTGGTGGTGCCGGTGCTGCAGGTCGGTTTCAACATCGTCGACAGCTTCGACGAGAGCGAACGCGGTGCGGGCGGGTTCGGCAGCACCGGCAAGCACTGA
- a CDS encoding FCSD flavin-binding domain-containing protein, with translation MPSRRDFLKGTGAFAAGSAILGPAHASDVTQRAIEAGKELMREFGVTDKTDRKDRKPAHVVVVGGGFGGATAAKYIRMWSDGTVKVTLVERNAQFVSCPISNLVIGGVKNIEDISAGYDNLQKQWGIEVITDSVIGIDPNTREIRLARGDTLKYDRAVLSPGVDFMPDMVEGLTGNEHLVPHAWKAGAQTVLLRSQLETMPDGGVYAMHIPLAPFRCPPGPYERASLIANYFKQHKPKSKVLILDSNPDIQSKKGLFTKAWEANYPGMIEYRANSRLMAVDAATRTAELEFSTVKADVLNVVPPMRAGRLVDFLGVDLANDRWVEVNFQTLEVKGVPGVHVLGDATLSAPGMPKSGHMANQHAKVAAAAIVEMLAGRSPNPTPVVMNTCYSFTDEKTGIHVASVHQWDNEKRTLLPVQGAGGISAAGSSLEGRHALNWARNIWADMLT, from the coding sequence ATGCCAAGCAGACGCGATTTCCTGAAGGGTACCGGCGCATTCGCCGCCGGCAGTGCCATCCTCGGCCCCGCCCATGCCAGCGACGTCACCCAGCGAGCCATCGAGGCCGGCAAGGAGTTGATGCGTGAATTCGGCGTGACCGACAAGACCGATCGCAAGGACCGCAAGCCGGCCCATGTGGTGGTGGTCGGCGGCGGCTTCGGCGGCGCCACCGCAGCCAAGTACATCCGCATGTGGAGCGACGGCACGGTCAAGGTCACACTGGTCGAGCGCAATGCGCAGTTCGTCTCTTGCCCGATCTCCAACCTGGTGATCGGCGGCGTCAAGAACATCGAGGACATCTCCGCCGGCTACGACAACCTGCAGAAGCAGTGGGGCATCGAGGTCATCACCGATTCGGTCATCGGCATCGACCCGAACACCCGCGAGATCCGCCTGGCGCGCGGCGATACGCTCAAGTACGACCGCGCCGTGCTGTCCCCGGGCGTGGACTTCATGCCCGACATGGTGGAGGGCCTGACCGGTAACGAACACCTCGTGCCGCACGCCTGGAAGGCCGGCGCACAGACCGTGCTGCTGCGCAGCCAGCTCGAAACCATGCCCGACGGCGGCGTCTACGCCATGCACATCCCGCTCGCGCCCTTCCGCTGCCCGCCGGGCCCCTACGAGCGTGCCAGCCTCATCGCCAACTACTTCAAGCAGCACAAGCCCAAGTCCAAGGTGCTGATCCTCGACAGCAACCCGGACATCCAGTCCAAGAAGGGACTGTTCACCAAGGCCTGGGAAGCGAACTACCCCGGCATGATCGAATATCGCGCGAACAGCCGGCTGATGGCGGTCGACGCGGCCACGCGCACGGCCGAACTCGAGTTCTCGACGGTCAAGGCCGACGTGCTCAACGTCGTGCCGCCGATGCGCGCCGGACGACTGGTCGATTTCCTCGGCGTGGACCTGGCCAACGATCGCTGGGTCGAGGTCAATTTCCAGACGCTGGAGGTCAAGGGCGTACCGGGCGTGCATGTGCTCGGCGACGCCACGCTGTCGGCACCGGGCATGCCCAAGTCCGGCCACATGGCCAACCAGCACGCCAAGGTCGCGGCTGCGGCCATCGTCGAGATGCTTGCCGGCCGTTCGCCCAACCCGACGCCGGTGGTGATGAACACCTGCTACAGCTTCACCGACGAGAAGACCGGCATCCACGTCGCCTCCGTGCACCAGTGGGACAACGAGAAACGCACGCTGCTGCCGGTCCAGGGCGCGGGCGGCATCTCGGCGGCAGGCAGTTCGCTGGAGGGGCGGCATGCGCTCAACTGGGCGCGCAACATCTGGGCCGACATGCTCACTTGA
- a CDS encoding c-type cytochrome produces the protein MSKYSKTLIAAALVFAAGSAAAFGDYTGIGREATPAEVEAWDIDVRPDFKGLPAGKGTAADGEILWEEQCASCHGIFGESNEVFTPLVGGTTKEDIETGRVRALAEGGFPQRTTMMKVPTVATLFDYIRRAMPWTSPKSLSDDDVYALLAYMLNLAEVVPYDYELNEQTIREVQERMPNRNGMTTDHGMWPGAPASAGGMGNGGIPDVQNVACMSNCKDEVELVSALPEHARDAHGNLADQNRVVGAVRGQQTVEPAADDASKAPSEAQAGHAAAKENGCTACHGLNNKIVGPSFAEIENKYRDKADIGEYLAEKIRKGGFGVWGNVPMPPQGHLSDEDVELLVRWIQQGAKAQ, from the coding sequence ATGTCCAAGTACTCTAAGACGCTCATCGCGGCGGCGCTGGTGTTCGCTGCGGGGTCGGCCGCAGCTTTCGGCGACTATACGGGCATCGGTCGCGAGGCCACGCCCGCCGAGGTCGAGGCCTGGGACATCGACGTGCGGCCCGACTTCAAGGGTCTGCCCGCCGGCAAGGGCACGGCCGCCGACGGCGAAATCCTGTGGGAAGAGCAGTGCGCCTCCTGTCACGGCATCTTCGGCGAGTCCAACGAGGTGTTCACGCCGCTGGTCGGTGGCACCACCAAGGAGGACATCGAGACCGGTCGCGTGCGTGCGCTGGCCGAGGGCGGTTTCCCACAGCGTACGACGATGATGAAGGTGCCGACGGTGGCCACGCTGTTCGACTACATCCGTCGCGCCATGCCCTGGACCAGTCCCAAGTCGCTGTCCGATGACGACGTGTATGCGCTGCTCGCCTACATGCTCAATCTGGCCGAAGTCGTCCCTTACGACTATGAACTCAACGAGCAGACCATCCGCGAAGTGCAGGAGCGCATGCCCAACCGCAACGGCATGACCACCGATCACGGCATGTGGCCGGGCGCGCCGGCATCGGCCGGAGGCATGGGCAACGGGGGAATCCCTGATGTACAAAACGTCGCCTGCATGAGTAACTGCAAGGATGAAGTCGAACTGGTGTCGGCCCTGCCCGAACACGCACGCGACGCCCACGGCAACCTCGCCGACCAGAACCGTGTGGTCGGGGCGGTGCGTGGCCAGCAGACTGTGGAGCCGGCAGCCGACGACGCGAGCAAGGCACCGAGCGAGGCGCAAGCGGGCCATGCCGCGGCCAAGGAGAACGGTTGTACGGCCTGTCACGGGCTCAACAACAAGATCGTCGGCCCGAGCTTTGCCGAGATCGAAAACAAGTACCGCGACAAGGCCGACATCGGCGAATATCTTGCGGAGAAGATTCGAAAAGGCGGTTTTGGTGTCTGGGGCAATGTTCCGATGCCGCCGCAAGGCCACCTGTCGGACGAGGATGTCGAACTGCTCGTCAGGTGGATTCAGCAAGGCGCGAAAGCGCAGTGA